The Salegentibacter sp. Hel_I_6 region TGCCTCTCGAAAAAAATACTGCTGGCAACAATATATAAAAACAATGCTAAATCTTGTCTTGAATCGAAAATCATTGCTCGCTAGCTCAGCGGATTGTCCTGCGGACAATCACGCTCGCCCGCTCGCACAGTTTTTATACGGGACGTTGGCAACAAACCAAATATAATTTGTAGATAAAATAAAAAACAGTAAATGGAGAAAAAAATACAATTAATTGAAAATCTTAATAAATACGATGAAGTTTTTACTGAGAAGGAAAACATCGTTACAATAAAAACTCCTGAACCTCTTATTTTTCACGTTGATTTTTCTAAAAGTAAAATTCAAATTTATTCAGAACTTAAAGGTTTTAATTTATTGACAGGTATAATTGGAATGAAATTCGAAAAAGTTTTAGGCTATATTTCAATCATGCTCATTTTATTTATGATAATTTTTCTTTTCCCATTACTAAAACAGGATGGAGATGTAGGTAATACTCAAGTCATCATTTCCATAATTCCAATAATAACAGTTATTTGTTGGACATGCCTGTATTATTTAAACTATAGATTTAAGTATGAAAATTATAAAAACCGGATTATAGAATGGACGAAATAGGGTCAGTTGCCAATCGAGTAGACGGCTCCGCCGTTAATTGACGGAGTGCGCCTCTCACACCACCATACGTACGGGTCTCGTATACGGCGGTTCGATAATGAAACTTATCGATTATAGTATTCGATTAAACCAACATAACCTTTCATTTTTAAGCGTTTTATGGTAATAGTGGTACGCAAGATAGGACTCTGGGCTACAGCCCAGCCGCCCATTCGGGTGCGACTCCAGGCATAGGCTTGATCTGGATTAATACCCAATCGAATAAGGTTTTTCCGTTTTCGTTCGGGCTTTTTCCAGTGATGCCAGATGCAATACCGTAAACGATTCCTTAGCCATTCTTCCAGCTTCTTAAGCTTTCCCTGAATGGATGCCGGTTTAAAGTAATTGATCCAGCCCCTTAACAATAAGTTGATGCTGTGGATACGTTCTTCAAAGCTTGCAGGAATTGTCTTTTTGGTAATATATTTAAGTTTTGACTTAAATATTTCCCATTTTGACGCTTCTGCCACAAGCTGGTATTTGGCCTTTTCTCCTTTCTTGTAGGTTGGTACAAAACCAAATCCCAATACCTTAAAGGTTAAAGGTTTACGTATGCCACTTTTCTCCCTATTGATTGGAAGCCGGAGTTTGTCCCGGAGAAATTTGTAGATACTATTACCTACGCGTTTCGCAGCGGGTTTACTTCGAACGTAAATACTAAAATCATCGGCATATCTTACATAGCGGTGTCCTCGCTTTTCCAGTTCTTTATCCAGCTCATTGAGCAGAATATTGGAGAGCAAAGGACTTAAGGGAGAACCTTGCGGGACTCCTTTCCTGCGTTTATGCAACTTGCCGTTAATTTGTATCGGAGCTCTTAAAAATGACCGCAATAACTTTAAAGTAGCCCGGCATTTTACCTTTTTGAATATCAAGTCTAACAGTACATCGTGGGCCACTTCATCAAAGAAGCTCTTTAAATCAATATCGACGATGTTTTGGTAGCCAGAATTGATATTTTCAAGGCTCTGTGCAACGGCTTGATGGGCATTGCGGTTTGGTCTGAATCCATAACTATAATTTTGAAAGGCTGGCTCAAATACTGGTTGCAAAACCTGATGTAATGCTTGCTGAAATACCCTGTCGACAACCGTGGGAATACCGAGTAAACGTTTCTTCCCGTTGCTTTTTGGTATTTCAACTCCCAGTATTGGAGCCACCTGATATTCCCCTCGTTCTATCTGCCGGGCGTATTGTTTACCGTGAGCTTTTAGAATAGATTGGAGTCCTGTTATTTGGACGTTATCTATACCTGCTGCTCCTTTGTTGCGATACACCTGACGGAAGGCTTGGTTTAGGTTCTTTTTACTTGTTAATTCTTTAATCATTAATACTAAAACAAATTTGTTGTCTCGCTTGATCGAAGGCTATTATTCTACCGGAAGGCTATCCGTAACATAAAATAACTCCAAGGTTCATTAAAGACCATTATCGTTCAGTCCTTCACCGGCTTATCAGGTGACCGGCTACTATGACTTCGGCTGACTTCTCCATCAAGCCATCCCGTGGCTATGGAGATCTCCCCAGGTAAGAACATCTTCTTTCCCCTGATTCCTGCCGGATCTACTACTTCGGTATTCATTTCGAAAGAAATGTTTAGGACATCACAATGATGTGCTTGCTCATCCAACCTTGTAGCCTCATATCCGGTTCCTGTTCGTCAGCACCAGGGTTTGTAGTCCCGCTTCCTTCAGTCCCAACTTCGCA contains the following coding sequences:
- the ltrA gene encoding group II intron reverse transcriptase/maturase, producing MIKELTSKKNLNQAFRQVYRNKGAAGIDNVQITGLQSILKAHGKQYARQIERGEYQVAPILGVEIPKSNGKKRLLGIPTVVDRVFQQALHQVLQPVFEPAFQNYSYGFRPNRNAHQAVAQSLENINSGYQNIVDIDLKSFFDEVAHDVLLDLIFKKVKCRATLKLLRSFLRAPIQINGKLHKRRKGVPQGSPLSPLLSNILLNELDKELEKRGHRYVRYADDFSIYVRSKPAAKRVGNSIYKFLRDKLRLPINREKSGIRKPLTFKVLGFGFVPTYKKGEKAKYQLVAEASKWEIFKSKLKYITKKTIPASFEERIHSINLLLRGWINYFKPASIQGKLKKLEEWLRNRLRYCIWHHWKKPERKRKNLIRLGINPDQAYAWSRTRMGGWAVAQSPILRTTITIKRLKMKGYVGLIEYYNR